The following are encoded together in the Tepidiforma bonchosmolovskayae genome:
- a CDS encoding bifunctional 3,4-dihydroxy-2-butanone-4-phosphate synthase/GTP cyclohydrolase II, protein MTERDPVMATVPEAIEEYRRGKFVIITDDEDRENEGDLCIAAQFVTPEHINFMAKYGRGLICCSLTEERCDQLQLPLMVDPRSNTSGFGTPFTVSVEARTGVTTGISAADRARTVQVLIDPATRPEDLARPGHMFPLRARKGGVLVRAGQTEASVDLAKLAGLYPAAVICEIMKMDGQMARMPDLKRFARRHGLRIVTVNDIIRYRLRTERLVTRVAETRLPTPYGEMMILGYKAEGQPDEHVALVKGEIDPDRPTLVRVHDQCVTGDVFGSLRCDCGEQKEKALKMIAEEGGVFLYMRQEGRGIGLHNKLRTYELQERGLDTVDANLALGFPADRRDYGIGMQILRDIGVSKMRLITNNPAKRAGLEAYGLEVVERVPIVTTPNPHNIRYLETKRQRMGHLLDGLESLVVEGGS, encoded by the coding sequence ATGACGGAGCGCGACCCGGTGATGGCGACGGTGCCGGAGGCGATCGAGGAGTACCGGCGCGGGAAGTTCGTCATCATCACCGACGACGAAGACCGGGAGAACGAAGGGGACCTGTGCATTGCGGCGCAGTTCGTGACGCCGGAGCACATCAACTTCATGGCGAAGTACGGGCGGGGGCTCATCTGCTGCTCACTGACGGAGGAGCGGTGCGACCAGCTTCAGCTCCCGCTGATGGTGGACCCGCGCTCGAATACCTCCGGCTTTGGGACGCCGTTCACGGTTTCGGTCGAGGCGCGGACCGGGGTGACGACGGGGATCAGCGCGGCGGACCGGGCGCGGACGGTGCAGGTGCTGATCGACCCGGCGACACGCCCTGAGGACCTTGCGCGGCCGGGGCATATGTTCCCGCTGCGGGCGCGGAAGGGCGGGGTGCTGGTCCGGGCGGGGCAGACGGAGGCGAGCGTCGACCTTGCGAAGCTGGCGGGGCTGTACCCGGCGGCCGTCATCTGCGAAATCATGAAGATGGACGGGCAGATGGCCCGGATGCCGGACCTGAAGCGGTTCGCCCGGCGGCACGGGCTGCGCATCGTGACCGTGAACGACATCATCCGGTACCGCCTGCGGACGGAGCGGCTGGTGACGCGGGTGGCGGAGACGCGGCTGCCGACGCCGTACGGGGAGATGATGATCCTCGGGTATAAGGCAGAGGGGCAGCCGGATGAGCATGTCGCGCTGGTGAAGGGGGAGATTGACCCGGACCGGCCGACGCTCGTGCGCGTGCACGACCAGTGCGTGACGGGGGATGTGTTCGGGTCGCTGCGGTGCGACTGCGGGGAGCAGAAGGAGAAGGCGCTGAAGATGATCGCCGAGGAGGGCGGCGTCTTCCTGTACATGCGGCAGGAGGGCCGCGGGATCGGGCTGCACAACAAGCTGCGGACCTATGAGCTGCAGGAGCGGGGGCTGGATACGGTTGACGCCAACCTTGCGCTGGGCTTCCCGGCCGACCGCCGCGACTACGGCATCGGCATGCAGATCCTGCGCGACATCGGCGTGAGCAAGATGCGGCTGATTACCAACAACCCGGCGAAACGGGCAGGGCTGGAGGCGTACGGGCTCGAGGTGGTCGAGCGGGTGCCGATTGTAACGACGCCCAACCCGCACAACATCCGCTACCTGGAGACGAAGCGGCAGCGGATGGGGCACCTGCTGGACGGGCTGGAGTCGCTGGTTGTCGAGGGCGGCTCGTGA